In Streptomyces alboniger, the following are encoded in one genomic region:
- a CDS encoding NAD(P)/FAD-dependent oxidoreductase: MTSSVSTASFVPSASSSGLPSTAEVVIVGGGVMGAGIAFHLAEAGVRDIVVIERGTLGGGSSGKPIGGVRAQFSDPLNIELGHRSLRAFRDFPRRPGATVGLATVGYLFLLSDPGQVAGFETGVRAQNELGVPSRMIGPAEARSLCPYVSAEGLSAAAYSPADGHARPALVVQGYARAAARAGVVFATHTTVVGMETAGDRVTAVRTDRGPVSCATVVCAAGAWSARVGSMVGVELPVRPVKRQLAFTVPLVPAAPRIPFTIDFASSAYFHNSDDGLLLGLADPRQAEGFDTTWTPEWLDLFRAALRRRAPAVAGMETAGGWAGLYEVTPDHNALIGRSAAVPNFLYATGFSGHGFLQAPAVGEIVRDLYLGRRPYVDIAPLSADRFSAGYASRPEAHVV, from the coding sequence TTGACGTCCTCGGTGTCCACAGCGTCGTTCGTCCCGTCCGCCTCCTCGTCGGGGCTCCCGTCCACCGCCGAGGTCGTCATCGTCGGCGGCGGCGTGATGGGAGCCGGCATCGCCTTCCACCTCGCCGAGGCGGGCGTACGCGACATCGTCGTCATCGAGCGCGGCACGCTCGGCGGCGGCAGCTCGGGCAAGCCGATCGGCGGTGTGCGGGCGCAGTTCTCCGATCCGCTCAACATCGAACTCGGGCACCGGAGCCTGCGCGCCTTCCGGGACTTCCCGCGCCGCCCCGGTGCCACCGTCGGACTGGCCACCGTGGGCTATCTGTTCCTGCTGTCCGACCCCGGGCAGGTGGCGGGGTTCGAGACCGGCGTACGTGCCCAGAACGAACTCGGCGTCCCCAGCCGCATGATCGGCCCGGCCGAGGCGCGGTCGCTCTGCCCCTACGTCAGTGCCGAAGGGCTGTCGGCCGCCGCCTACTCCCCCGCCGACGGGCACGCGCGGCCCGCCCTCGTCGTCCAGGGCTATGCCCGCGCCGCGGCCCGCGCCGGGGTGGTGTTCGCGACGCACACCACGGTCGTCGGCATGGAGACCGCTGGGGACCGCGTGACGGCCGTGCGCACCGACCGTGGCCCGGTCTCCTGCGCGACGGTCGTGTGCGCCGCGGGCGCCTGGTCGGCGCGGGTCGGCTCCATGGTGGGCGTAGAGCTGCCGGTGCGTCCGGTGAAGCGGCAACTCGCCTTCACCGTCCCGCTCGTGCCCGCCGCGCCGCGCATCCCCTTCACCATCGACTTCGCGTCATCGGCGTACTTCCACAACAGCGACGACGGGCTGCTCCTCGGCCTCGCCGACCCCCGCCAGGCGGAGGGCTTCGACACCACGTGGACACCGGAGTGGCTCGACCTCTTCCGGGCGGCCCTGCGGCGGCGCGCGCCCGCCGTCGCCGGCATGGAGACGGCCGGGGGCTGGGCGGGCCTCTACGAGGTCACGCCCGACCACAACGCGCTCATCGGCCGCTCCGCCGCCGTCCCCAACTTCCTGTACGCCACCGGGTTCTCCGGGCACGGCTTCCTCCAGGCTCCCGCCGTGGGCGAGATCGTCCGCGATCTGTACCTGGGGCGACGGCCGTACGTCGACATCGCCCCGCTGAGCGCGGACCGCTTCAGCGCCGGGTACGCGAGCCGCCCCGAGGCCCATGTGGTCTGA
- a CDS encoding CPBP family glutamic-type intramembrane protease: MAGLHPDSPTPSPAGTLGRALGGGLVMGSALGVGTELGPVIADALGAGGFVARLIPAALVSAVAVPLVVFALRRRKGSLKDLGFGGAGENLRALLIGAGVVVGSAALVLGAGTAAGLLRWSSPDLGTLAGFVVANGVVALLLEALPEETTLRGYVWTSLRERLGGVGAALGTTAVFLVAPGFSTVVGAATARLLGREAGPVGLAPGGQDPVGYLILLTVFGLMLVTARTAVGRAPLCVSIGAHLAFLTVNRVVYEGGKRGAGWHAELSSPDVELLVLVYLLVAMAAFTVRRRIERRSAGGPDRVLVRSAEGS, encoded by the coding sequence ATGGCAGGCCTGCACCCCGACTCACCCACCCCATCCCCCGCGGGAACGCTGGGGCGCGCTCTGGGCGGCGGCCTCGTCATGGGCTCGGCGCTGGGCGTGGGCACCGAGCTGGGGCCGGTGATCGCCGACGCCCTCGGAGCCGGCGGGTTCGTGGCCCGGCTCATACCGGCCGCGCTGGTCAGCGCGGTAGCCGTGCCGCTGGTCGTGTTCGCGCTGCGCCGCCGGAAGGGCTCGCTCAAGGACCTGGGGTTCGGCGGCGCGGGGGAGAACCTGCGGGCGCTGCTCATCGGGGCGGGCGTCGTCGTGGGGTCCGCCGCGCTCGTACTGGGCGCGGGGACGGCCGCCGGGCTGCTGCGCTGGTCGTCTCCCGACCTGGGGACGCTGGCCGGGTTCGTGGTGGCGAACGGCGTGGTCGCGCTGCTGCTGGAGGCGCTGCCCGAGGAGACGACGCTGCGCGGTTACGTGTGGACGTCGCTGCGCGAGCGCCTCGGCGGTGTGGGCGCGGCGCTCGGCACGACCGCCGTCTTCCTGGTCGCGCCCGGCTTCTCCACGGTGGTGGGGGCTGCGACCGCGCGCCTTCTCGGCCGTGAGGCCGGGCCCGTCGGACTCGCGCCCGGCGGGCAGGATCCGGTCGGCTATCTGATCCTCCTGACCGTGTTCGGCCTGATGCTCGTCACCGCCCGCACGGCCGTCGGGCGCGCCCCGCTGTGCGTCTCCATCGGCGCCCATCTGGCCTTCCTGACCGTCAACCGAGTGGTGTACGAGGGCGGCAAGCGCGGCGCGGGCTGGCACGCCGAGCTGTCGTCGCCGGATGTGGAACTCCTCGTACTCGTCTACCTGTTGGTGGCCATGGCCGCGTTCACGGTCCGGCGGCGGATCGAGCGTCGGAGTGCGGGCGGGCCCGACCGGGTGCTCGTCCGGTCCGCCGAGGGGTCGTAA
- a CDS encoding LacI family DNA-binding transcriptional regulator: MADVTLRDVARVSGCSVATVSRVLSGTRAVGAETARRVREAADALGYRPNHAARALRGRRTGTVGLVLPQITNPFYPALVRELTHALHAEGRAVLLADCDDDPAAEAEYVADLLSRQVDALLVIPADEDRSRDAVAAAAARVPLVLMDRGCGPGVADSVAVDNTAGVALVLDHLAATGRRRVCFLGAAGTASAAAERRAAYAAGAGALDPGAPERVALGDFSVEWGRAAVDEVWPARPDALVCANDLIAIGALQRLQQLGVAVPGEVAVTGFDDIPMAALSAPGVTTVRQPVAELAAEAARLLGLRLSGEDTGPQRSVRLAPDLVVRESSARTGARVAILAPSLVAVPGGRSESAPVT; the protein is encoded by the coding sequence GTGGCCGACGTGACGCTCAGAGACGTGGCCCGGGTGTCCGGCTGCTCCGTCGCCACGGTCTCCCGGGTCCTGTCCGGTACGCGCGCCGTCGGCGCCGAGACCGCCCGCCGGGTCCGCGAGGCCGCCGACGCGCTCGGTTACCGGCCCAATCACGCGGCCCGGGCGCTGCGCGGCCGCCGCACGGGCACGGTGGGCCTCGTCCTGCCGCAGATCACGAACCCCTTCTATCCCGCGCTGGTGCGGGAGTTGACGCACGCCCTGCACGCCGAGGGGCGGGCGGTGCTGCTCGCCGACTGCGACGACGATCCCGCGGCCGAGGCGGAGTACGTGGCGGATCTGCTGAGCCGGCAGGTCGACGCGCTTCTGGTGATCCCGGCGGACGAGGACCGCAGCCGGGACGCCGTGGCGGCCGCGGCCGCGAGGGTGCCGCTGGTCCTGATGGACCGCGGCTGCGGGCCCGGCGTCGCGGACTCCGTCGCCGTCGACAACACGGCGGGCGTGGCCCTCGTCCTCGATCATCTGGCCGCCACCGGCCGCCGCCGCGTCTGCTTCCTCGGGGCTGCGGGGACGGCCTCGGCGGCCGCCGAGCGGCGTGCCGCCTACGCGGCGGGGGCCGGCGCGCTCGATCCCGGCGCCCCGGAGCGGGTGGCCCTCGGTGACTTCTCCGTGGAGTGGGGGCGGGCCGCCGTCGACGAGGTGTGGCCCGCCCGGCCCGACGCCCTGGTCTGCGCCAACGACCTCATCGCGATCGGGGCGCTCCAGCGTCTCCAGCAGCTGGGGGTGGCGGTGCCCGGCGAGGTGGCTGTCACCGGCTTCGACGACATCCCGATGGCGGCGCTGTCCGCGCCGGGCGTCACGACGGTCCGCCAGCCGGTGGCCGAGCTGGCCGCGGAGGCGGCACGCCTGCTGGGCCTGCGCCTGTCCGGCGAGGACACCGGCCCGCAGCGGTCGGTCCGACTCGCTCCGGACCTCGTCGTACGCGAGTCGAGCGCGCGCACCGGCGCGCGGGTCGCGATCCTGGCCCCGTCCCTGGTCGCGGTCCCGGGTGGGCGGAGCGAGTCGGCTCCCGTCACATAG
- a CDS encoding MFS transporter: protein MNASFTEPSAAAPGGARGSRPVRIGVLVTALLAACFAFQLNASMLSPALKNIEDSLGATSAEVGLTQTAFFTSAALFSLFLPRLGDLVGRRKVLAGMLALMVVGCVVAALAESVPMLFAGRVIQGVSGPTVPLCLIMLRNEVHEPKKYGTLLGVITAVNGGIAGVDSLAGGYLADHHGFQSVFWLMAGVAAVAALLVATLTPESKAAHSTDSRMDWPGVTLLVVSVGAALIALNEAGKLGAANWPLVIGLLLVAGIAFALFWRTEDRSSHPLVATRHLRQRSTWALLLTTVLTMTGVFAVMNGMIPAFAQDAQAGFGMGAEQSAWWTLTPYALAGLAMGPIAGRLAATYGYGRILRLGLIGSIVTVTLMLFTLHTDSRLLLLAASILIGVTYAGVGNIVLNGLGIVLSPKENPGFLPGLNAGAFNLGAGLSFAVLYAVQTAAEPADKTSPAGYAAGMIAGVALIAAAFATSFLIPKPVEAEATD from the coding sequence ATGAACGCCTCCTTCACCGAACCCTCCGCCGCCGCTCCCGGCGGCGCCCGCGGCTCCCGCCCCGTCCGCATCGGCGTCCTGGTCACCGCGCTCCTCGCGGCCTGCTTCGCCTTCCAGCTCAACGCGAGCATGCTCAGCCCCGCCCTGAAGAACATCGAGGACTCCCTCGGGGCGACCTCCGCCGAAGTCGGCCTGACCCAGACCGCCTTCTTCACCTCCGCCGCGCTCTTCTCCCTCTTCCTGCCGCGCCTCGGCGACCTCGTCGGACGCCGCAAGGTACTCGCCGGAATGCTGGCGCTCATGGTCGTCGGCTGCGTGGTCGCCGCGCTCGCCGAGAGCGTGCCCATGCTCTTCGCGGGCCGCGTCATCCAGGGCGTCTCGGGACCCACCGTGCCGCTCTGCCTGATCATGCTGCGCAACGAAGTCCACGAGCCGAAGAAGTACGGCACCCTCCTCGGCGTCATCACCGCCGTCAACGGAGGCATCGCGGGCGTCGACTCCCTGGCGGGCGGCTACCTCGCCGACCACCACGGCTTCCAGTCGGTGTTCTGGCTGATGGCCGGTGTGGCCGCCGTCGCGGCGCTCCTGGTCGCCACGCTCACGCCCGAGTCGAAGGCCGCTCACAGCACCGACAGCCGCATGGACTGGCCCGGCGTCACCCTCCTCGTCGTCTCGGTCGGCGCCGCCCTCATCGCCCTGAACGAGGCCGGAAAGCTGGGCGCCGCGAACTGGCCGCTCGTCATCGGTCTCCTCCTCGTAGCGGGCATCGCCTTCGCCCTGTTCTGGCGCACGGAGGACCGCAGCAGCCACCCCCTGGTCGCCACCCGTCACCTGCGCCAGCGCTCCACCTGGGCGCTGCTGCTCACCACCGTCCTCACCATGACGGGCGTCTTCGCCGTGATGAACGGCATGATCCCCGCCTTCGCCCAGGACGCCCAGGCCGGTTTCGGCATGGGAGCCGAGCAGTCCGCCTGGTGGACCCTGACCCCCTACGCCCTCGCGGGCCTCGCCATGGGCCCGATCGCCGGGCGGCTGGCCGCCACGTACGGATACGGCCGCATCCTGCGCCTCGGCCTCATCGGCTCGATCGTCACGGTGACCCTGATGCTGTTCACCCTGCACACCGATTCGCGCCTGCTGCTCCTGGCCGCGTCGATCCTCATCGGCGTCACCTACGCGGGCGTCGGCAACATCGTCCTCAACGGCCTCGGCATCGTGCTCTCCCCGAAGGAGAACCCGGGCTTCCTGCCCGGCCTGAACGCGGGCGCCTTCAACCTCGGCGCCGGCCTCAGCTTCGCCGTCCTGTACGCCGTGCAGACCGCCGCCGAACCGGCCGACAAGACCTCACCCGCCGGGTACGCGGCAGGCATGATCGCCGGGGTCGCGCTCATCGCGGCGGCCTTCGCGACGTCCTTCCTCATCCCCAAGCCGGTGGAGGCGGAGGCTACGGACTGA
- a CDS encoding helix-turn-helix domain-containing protein yields MRPDDPAEIGRRVQRLRGELGLTQRQLAEPAYTPAYISTLESGKVRPSEAALRHLADRLGVSYEELATGRPAALGTGLRLRLTDARRALATGAPEDAAALFRALHEEAVTHALAEEQAAALLGLGDCLLESGELTGARDCFAAAERLLADEPLPRRVPAIRGRATAHLLTGELRYACYLLESTLDELGAAGLHDPDALLLLYTASIAPYMDMGAHARAAHAAELALALAPRVSDPALVAGMHRGVARTLIAEGRIAEADASLAKAQELYRQLHIRTELAHCHWMRGYVHAQDGDLEHAESELRTARSILASKRAALFTEQVEVELADVLRRRGKTAEAEALLRPLLTPADEKDDAGRDTGALRAGRGAVHAGGAHRLLGLIAEERGDTEGAEEHYCAALSLLERSSAAGDLADLCRLLGDLLRRTGRVEAAMDAYRTGLGHRAAPGTTTLGPAPATPPM; encoded by the coding sequence GTGCGGCCCGACGACCCGGCCGAGATCGGACGGCGCGTCCAGCGCCTGCGCGGTGAACTGGGCCTGACTCAGCGGCAGTTGGCCGAGCCCGCCTACACCCCCGCGTACATCTCCACACTGGAGTCGGGCAAGGTGCGGCCCTCCGAGGCCGCGCTGCGGCACCTCGCCGACCGGCTCGGCGTCAGCTACGAGGAGTTGGCCACCGGCCGCCCCGCCGCACTCGGCACCGGGCTGCGCCTGCGGCTCACCGATGCCCGGCGCGCCCTGGCCACCGGGGCCCCCGAGGACGCGGCCGCGCTCTTTCGCGCACTCCACGAGGAAGCCGTCACGCACGCGCTCGCCGAGGAGCAGGCGGCCGCGCTGCTCGGCCTCGGCGACTGTCTGCTGGAGTCGGGTGAACTCACCGGCGCCCGCGACTGTTTCGCCGCCGCCGAGCGACTGCTCGCCGACGAGCCGCTGCCGCGCCGGGTTCCGGCCATCCGGGGCCGCGCCACCGCCCATCTGCTCACCGGCGAGCTGCGGTACGCCTGTTACCTCCTGGAGAGCACCCTCGACGAACTCGGCGCCGCCGGGCTGCACGACCCGGACGCGCTGCTGCTTCTCTACACGGCGTCCATCGCGCCCTACATGGACATGGGCGCGCACGCCCGGGCCGCGCACGCCGCCGAACTGGCGCTCGCGCTCGCCCCGCGCGTGAGCGACCCCGCACTGGTCGCGGGCATGCACCGCGGAGTGGCCCGCACCCTCATCGCCGAAGGCCGCATCGCCGAGGCGGACGCGTCGCTCGCCAAAGCGCAGGAGCTCTACCGCCAGCTGCACATCCGTACCGAACTGGCGCACTGCCACTGGATGCGCGGCTACGTCCACGCCCAGGACGGCGACCTGGAGCACGCCGAGAGCGAGCTGCGCACGGCCCGCTCCATCCTCGCCTCCAAGCGGGCCGCGCTCTTCACCGAGCAGGTCGAGGTGGAACTGGCGGACGTGCTGCGGCGGCGCGGCAAGACCGCCGAGGCCGAAGCGCTGCTGCGGCCCTTGCTGACCCCGGCCGACGAGAAGGACGACGCGGGCCGCGACACGGGGGCGCTCCGGGCCGGGCGGGGCGCGGTGCACGCGGGCGGCGCGCACCGGCTGCTCGGACTCATCGCCGAGGAGCGGGGCGACACGGAGGGCGCCGAGGAGCACTATTGCGCCGCGCTCTCGCTGCTCGAACGGTCAAGCGCGGCAGGGGACTTGGCGGACCTCTGCCGGCTGCTGGGCGATCTGCTGCGGCGCACCGGCCGGGTGGAGGCCGCCATGGACGCGTACCGCACGGGGCTCGGACACCGGGCCGCGCCCGGTACGACCACCCTGGGCCCCGCGCCCGCCACTCCCCCGATGTGA
- a CDS encoding M64 family metallopeptidase codes for MPPTHRIPGRARRTSLGAALATGVALTAGLAATAPAGTATAAGPDPADRRTQSVEYFTGPGAHPRHAEIPAAEPLFTKERAAIQGDGDVVPIVQAGPTGSKLDVVFIGDGYTASQQEDFHADVRAKWAKVSAVEPYTSYKSLFNVWAVDAVSRQSGVSGDPTNGTVKDTALDSAFYCDGIERLLCVDTNKVESYAKKAADPDLVIVLANSTKYGGAGYNDITSPSGYDGIATASSDNAQSDQVLVHETGHSLGKLADEYWYDEYGTYTGAEPWETNTSKRTAAQLTAQKKKWYRWIGRTSPDGGTVGAYEGGGYYPRGLYRPTPNSIMRTLGREFNLPGREAMIAGFHRHASVLTPVTPTDKEVRRDAKVSVRVADGIRPRWYVDGREARQARGDSTVSPRALGVPADGRDHELTARATDRTPAVRDPKLRRLLTDSLTWRVTR; via the coding sequence ATGCCCCCCACACACCGAATACCCGGCCGTGCCAGACGCACCTCGCTGGGGGCCGCCCTCGCCACCGGGGTCGCCCTCACCGCGGGGCTCGCCGCGACCGCCCCGGCGGGCACCGCCACGGCCGCGGGCCCGGACCCGGCGGACCGGCGGACCCAGAGCGTCGAGTACTTCACCGGCCCCGGCGCCCACCCCCGGCACGCCGAAATCCCCGCCGCCGAACCGCTCTTCACCAAGGAGCGCGCGGCGATCCAGGGCGACGGGGACGTCGTCCCCATCGTGCAGGCCGGGCCGACCGGCTCCAAGCTCGACGTCGTCTTCATCGGCGACGGCTACACCGCCTCCCAGCAGGAGGACTTCCACGCCGACGTGCGCGCCAAGTGGGCCAAGGTCTCCGCCGTCGAGCCCTACACCTCGTACAAGAGCCTCTTCAACGTCTGGGCCGTCGACGCGGTGTCCCGGCAGTCCGGCGTCTCCGGCGACCCGACGAACGGCACGGTCAAGGACACCGCCCTCGACTCGGCGTTCTACTGCGACGGCATCGAGCGGCTGCTGTGCGTCGACACCAACAAGGTCGAGTCGTACGCGAAGAAGGCCGCGGACCCCGACCTCGTCATCGTCCTCGCCAACTCCACCAAGTACGGCGGCGCGGGCTACAACGACATCACCTCGCCGTCCGGCTACGACGGCATCGCCACCGCCTCCTCGGACAACGCCCAGTCCGACCAGGTCCTCGTCCACGAAACGGGCCACTCGCTGGGCAAGCTCGCCGACGAGTACTGGTACGACGAGTACGGCACCTACACCGGCGCCGAGCCCTGGGAGACGAACACCAGCAAGCGCACGGCCGCCCAGCTGACGGCCCAGAAGAAGAAGTGGTACCGGTGGATCGGCCGGACCTCGCCGGACGGCGGGACCGTCGGCGCGTACGAGGGCGGCGGCTACTACCCGCGCGGTCTCTACCGGCCCACCCCGAACTCGATCATGCGTACGCTCGGCCGCGAGTTCAACCTTCCCGGCCGCGAGGCGATGATCGCCGGCTTCCACCGGCACGCGTCCGTCCTCACCCCCGTGACGCCCACGGACAAGGAGGTGCGGCGCGACGCGAAGGTCTCCGTGCGGGTGGCGGACGGCATCAGGCCGCGCTGGTACGTCGACGGCCGCGAGGCCAGGCAGGCCAGGGGCGACAGCACGGTGAGCCCCCGGGCGCTCGGCGTCCCCGCCGACGGCCGTGACCACGAGCTGACGGCCCGCGCCACGGACCGGACCCCGGCGGTCCGCGACCCGAAACTGCGCCGCTTGCTCACGGATTCGCTCACGTGGCGGGTCACACGCTGA
- a CDS encoding terpene synthase family protein — protein sequence MSQSFVLPDFYVPYPARLNPHLESARTHSRAWARQMGMLEGSGIWEQSDLDAHDYALLCAYTHPDCDAEALALVTDWYVWVFFFDDHFLEMFKRTPDREGGKAYLDRLPAFMPMDLAEGFPEPVNPVEAGLADLWARTVPSMSRQWRERFALSTRNLLNESMWELVHINEGRVANPVEYIEMRRKVGGAPWSAGLVEYAAQAELPPSVAASRPLRVLTDAFADAVHLRNDLFSYQREVEDEGELSNGVLVLETFLGCTTQEAAEAVNDLLTSRLQQFENTAVTEVPALCLEEALTAGECARVTAYTKGLQDWQSGGHEWHMRSSRYMNEEAAARRSMFGGVLGTSALDIEGLFGRSARARLRGHTQVLNQHRGPSLLPDFAMPFPVRSSPHLEHARRASIDWAGRMGLLDSIWDLEKITGYDLALCSAALDPDGTPEQIELSAEWLTWGTYGDDYYPLVFGRTRDLAGARLCTERLLARMDCADPAAGAAGAVGPLERSLADLWERTVTRMLPAQRAAYRDAVADMVRSWVWELHNQAQHRVPDPVDYIEMRRKTFGADLIMSLSRLGHAGKLPPAVHESGTLRAVESAVSDYAFLVNDVVSYQKEMQYEGELHNMLLVVQNFFACDYPTALHIVDNLMRARMDQFQHALRHELPVLCDDLGLTEGERGALDAYMEELKDFLAAVLHWHVSVRRYKDADLPAALPHHTIPRTPLAPGTAVPAPAWMVPTGLGTSAADVLPAQVSAGRRPVSP from the coding sequence ATGTCCCAGTCGTTCGTCCTGCCGGACTTCTACGTGCCGTATCCGGCCCGGCTGAATCCGCACCTGGAGTCCGCCCGAACGCATTCGCGTGCGTGGGCGCGGCAAATGGGCATGCTGGAGGGGTCCGGGATCTGGGAGCAGAGCGATCTCGACGCGCACGACTACGCCTTGCTGTGCGCGTACACGCATCCGGACTGTGACGCCGAAGCGCTGGCGCTGGTGACCGACTGGTATGTGTGGGTGTTCTTCTTCGACGACCACTTCCTGGAGATGTTCAAGCGGACCCCGGACCGGGAGGGCGGAAAGGCCTATCTGGACCGGCTGCCCGCATTCATGCCGATGGACCTGGCGGAAGGCTTCCCGGAGCCGGTCAACCCGGTGGAGGCCGGTCTGGCGGATCTGTGGGCGCGGACCGTGCCGAGCATGTCGCGACAGTGGCGGGAGCGGTTCGCGCTCAGTACGAGGAACCTGCTCAATGAATCGATGTGGGAGCTGGTCCACATCAACGAGGGGCGGGTCGCCAACCCCGTGGAGTACATCGAGATGCGCCGCAAGGTGGGCGGTGCGCCCTGGTCGGCGGGGCTCGTCGAGTACGCGGCACAGGCCGAACTCCCGCCGTCCGTGGCCGCCTCCCGGCCGCTGCGCGTCCTGACGGACGCCTTCGCGGACGCCGTCCACCTGCGCAACGACCTCTTCTCCTACCAGCGTGAGGTGGAGGACGAGGGTGAACTCAGCAACGGCGTCCTGGTCCTGGAGACGTTCTTGGGGTGTACGACCCAGGAGGCGGCCGAGGCCGTCAACGACCTGCTGACCTCCCGCCTCCAGCAGTTCGAGAACACCGCCGTCACCGAGGTCCCGGCCCTGTGCCTGGAGGAGGCGCTGACGGCCGGGGAGTGCGCGCGGGTCACCGCGTACACGAAGGGGCTACAGGACTGGCAGTCGGGCGGCCATGAGTGGCACATGCGCTCCAGCCGCTACATGAACGAGGAGGCCGCGGCGCGCCGGTCGATGTTCGGCGGGGTCCTGGGCACCTCGGCACTGGACATCGAGGGGCTGTTCGGGCGCTCGGCCCGGGCCCGGCTCCGCGGCCATACGCAGGTGCTCAACCAGCATCGCGGCCCTTCCCTGCTGCCCGACTTCGCCATGCCCTTCCCGGTGCGCTCCAGTCCGCACCTCGAGCACGCGCGCCGGGCCTCCATCGACTGGGCCGGGCGGATGGGTCTGCTCGACAGCATCTGGGACCTGGAGAAGATCACCGGGTACGACCTCGCCCTGTGCTCGGCGGCCCTCGACCCCGACGGCACCCCCGAGCAGATCGAACTGAGCGCGGAGTGGCTGACCTGGGGCACCTACGGCGACGACTACTACCCCCTCGTCTTCGGCCGCACCCGCGACCTCGCCGGCGCCCGGCTGTGCACCGAGCGGCTGCTGGCCCGCATGGACTGCGCGGACCCCGCGGCCGGTGCGGCAGGGGCGGTCGGCCCGCTCGAACGCTCCCTGGCCGATCTCTGGGAGCGCACGGTCACGCGCATGCTCCCCGCGCAGCGTGCGGCCTACCGCGACGCGGTGGCCGACATGGTGCGGAGCTGGGTGTGGGAGCTGCACAACCAGGCCCAGCACCGCGTGCCCGACCCGGTCGACTACATCGAGATGCGCCGCAAGACGTTCGGCGCTGATCTGATCATGAGCCTGTCCCGGCTGGGCCATGCGGGGAAACTGCCGCCCGCCGTCCATGAGAGCGGCACCCTGCGCGCGGTCGAGAGCGCCGTCTCCGACTACGCCTTCCTGGTCAACGACGTCGTCTCGTACCAGAAGGAGATGCAGTACGAGGGCGAGCTCCACAACATGCTCCTGGTGGTCCAGAACTTCTTCGCCTGCGACTACCCCACCGCCCTGCACATCGTCGACAACCTCATGCGTGCCCGCATGGACCAGTTCCAGCACGCGCTGCGCCATGAACTGCCCGTACTCTGCGACGACCTGGGCCTCACCGAGGGCGAACGCGGCGCCCTCGACGCCTACATGGAAGAGCTGAAGGACTTCCTCGCCGCCGTCCTCCACTGGCACGTGAGCGTACGGCGCTACAAGGACGCCGACCTGCCCGCGGCCCTGCCCCACCACACCATCCCGCGCACGCCGCTCGCCCCGGGCACAGCCGTGCCCGCTCCCGCCTGGATGGTCCCGACCGGCCTGGGCACATCGGCGGCCGACGTCCTGCCGGCACAAGTCTCCGCCGGCCGGCGCCCGGTCAGTCCGTAG
- a CDS encoding nucleoside hydrolase, with product MPRKIILDCDPGHDDAIAMLLAHGNPDVELAAVTTVVGNQTLEKVTRNALSVARIANITGVPFAAGCSRPLVRTIETAPEIHGESGIDGPVMPEPVLTLDGRHAVDLIIDTVMAHEPGEITLVPTAGLTNIAMAARKEPRIVERVREVVLMGGGYHTGNWSPVAEFNIKIDPEAAHIVFNESWPVTMVGLDLTHQALATPEVVERIAKVGTRPAVFVNELLDFFGAMYLEAQGFAAPPVHDPCAVAYVIDPDVMTVRKAPVDIELTGTLTLGMTVTDLRAPAPEDCHTQVAVDLDHQRFWDLIVDALERIGDVPA from the coding sequence ATGCCCCGAAAGATCATCCTGGACTGCGACCCGGGACATGACGACGCGATCGCCATGCTCCTGGCGCACGGCAATCCGGATGTGGAGCTGGCCGCCGTCACCACCGTGGTGGGCAACCAGACCCTGGAGAAGGTCACCCGCAACGCCCTGTCGGTGGCCCGCATCGCGAACATCACCGGCGTCCCCTTCGCCGCCGGCTGCTCCCGCCCCCTGGTGCGCACCATCGAAACGGCACCCGAGATCCACGGCGAGAGCGGCATCGACGGACCCGTCATGCCCGAGCCGGTCCTCACCCTGGACGGCCGCCACGCCGTCGACCTGATCATCGACACGGTCATGGCGCACGAGCCCGGCGAGATCACCCTCGTCCCCACCGCCGGCCTGACCAACATCGCCATGGCCGCCCGCAAGGAGCCCCGCATCGTCGAGCGCGTCCGCGAGGTCGTCCTGATGGGCGGCGGCTACCACACGGGCAACTGGAGCCCGGTCGCCGAGTTCAACATCAAGATCGACCCCGAGGCCGCGCACATCGTCTTCAACGAGAGCTGGCCCGTCACCATGGTCGGCCTCGACCTGACCCACCAGGCACTCGCCACCCCCGAGGTCGTCGAGCGCATCGCGAAGGTGGGCACCAGGCCCGCCGTCTTCGTCAACGAGCTGCTCGACTTCTTCGGCGCCATGTACCTGGAGGCCCAGGGCTTCGCCGCGCCGCCGGTGCACGACCCGTGCGCGGTCGCGTACGTCATCGACCCCGACGTCATGACGGTCCGCAAGGCCCCCGTCGACATCGAGCTGACCGGCACCCTCACCCTCGGCATGACCGTGACGGACCTCCGCGCGCCCGCCCCCGAGGACTGCCACACCCAGGTCGCCGTCGACCTCGACCACCAGCGCTTCTGGGACCTCATCGTGGACGCGCTCGAGCGGATCGGTGACGTCCCCGCATGA